A window from Citrus sinensis cultivar Valencia sweet orange chromosome 5, DVS_A1.0, whole genome shotgun sequence encodes these proteins:
- the LOC127902498 gene encoding protein ENHANCED DISEASE RESISTANCE 2-like yields the protein MDHVARRQGCAAQIASEKGLFSLIFNLQVPGSTHYSMVFYFVTRELITGSLLQWFVDGDDEFRNSRLKLIPAVPKVSVLVFMY from the exons ATGGACCATGTAGCTAGGCGTCAAGGCTGTGCTGCACAA ATTGCTTCCGAAAAAGGGCTTTTCTCACTGATCTTTAATCTTCAA GTTCCTGGTTCAACACATTATAGtatggtattttattttgtcacaaGGGAATTAATTACAGGATCCCTTTTGCAATGGTTTGTTGACGGCGATGATGAATTTCGCAATAGTAGACTGAAACTTATCCCAGCCGTTCCTAAGGTATCCGTCTTGGTCTTCATGTATTAG
- the LOC127902484 gene encoding uncharacterized protein LOC127902484: MSVSPAKKFRHKRPPSLIFTDGTITSGSWGVHFPLEPDQLKRVEAVLANSCSSRELLTTYNLLESRLILPGHRMEDAVIGALTRKRSRPPTTKRDQSKDAPAAKRANIVQQVPPLKILPPAPVKVGEASGAATDPASSPPPVGPRSRLPDSRAEHLVPYLNELSKLVSKKDLEDFDGCTLGELVGAMQHSAFHLSCMTTYYKAKVGRYDRKMKEDIQLATTRADVAEKKAGELNLENLKLVEQESLAQAKAISLEEELTKVKEDLQRQKAMYEAQLESLRDSHRAQVENLEREADNQYDQGLRHSYRCIMAVLGKQHPDLKMDDLAAGVAQHMDEEAAKEDAEGVEPIVIEEENSPPRAVPADVGEASTPPGRNW; this comes from the exons ATGTCTGTCTCTCCGGCAAAGAAGTTCCGGCATAAAAGGCCTCCATCTCTGATTTTCACCGACGGAACCATTACTTCAG GTTCTTGGGGTGTCCACTTCCCGCTTGAACCTGACCAGCTCAAACGGGTCGAGGCTGTGCTAGCCAATTCCTGCTCGAGCCGAGAACTGTTAACTACATACAACTTGCTCGAGTCTCGCTTGATACTTCCTGGCCATAGGATGGAGGACGCTGTGATTGGGGCTCTGACCCGAAAACGTTCTCGACCTCCAACCACGAAGAGGGACCAGAGTAAGGATGCCCCTGCTGCAAAGCGGGCCAACATCGTGCAGCAGGTCCCACCCTTGAAGATTTTACCTCCTGCTCCTGTAAAAGTCGGGGAAGCTAGTGGAGCAGCCACAGATCCTGCTTCCTCTCCTCCTCCTGTCGGGCCTCGATCTCGCTTACCTGACAGCCGAGCAGAACACCTGGTCCCCTACCTCAATGAGTTATCTAAACTCGTGAGCAAGAAGGATCTGGAGGACTTTGACGGCTGCACCTTGGGTGAGCTGGTGGGGGCCATGCAGCATAGCGCTTTCCACCTGAGCTGCATGACCACCTATTACAAGGCTAAGGTTGGCCGCTACGAccggaagatgaaggaggatATTCAATTGGCGACGACCAGAGCTGACGTTGCCGAGAAGAAAGCAGGGGAGCTGAATCTCGAGAATCTGAAGCTGGTAGAGCAAGAATCacttgctcaagcaaaagccattTCCCTCGAGGAGGAGCTTACCAAGGTCAAGGAGGATCTGCAAAGGCAGAAGGCTATGTATgaggctcagctcgaatctctCCGCGACTCCCACCGAGCTCAGGTCgagaacttggagagggaggccgacaaccagtacgaccagggacttcggcattcctatcgttgcatcatggccgtcctcgggaagcaacaccctgatctgaagatggatgaccttgcagctggtgtTGCTCAACATATGGACGAGGAGGCGGCCAAGGAAGATGCCGAAGGGGTAGAGCCGATCGTGATTGAGGAGGAAaactctcctcctcgtgcaGTCCCTGCTGATGTTGGCGAGGCGAGCACCCCCCCCGGACGCAACTGGTGA
- the LOC127902496 gene encoding uncharacterized protein LOC127902496 has translation MSSAIPANLLRCLNNLEWLEVRNCDSIEEVFHLEELNADKEHIGPPFPKLSELRLIDLPKLKRFCNFTGNIIELPELENLTIENCPDMETFISNSVVHVTTDNKEPQKLTSEENFLLAHQVQPLFDEKGKTAEIGYIFSFTT, from the exons ATGTCGAGTGCTATTCCTGCCAATCTGCTACGATGCTTGAACAATTTGGAATGGCTGGAAGTGAGGAATTGTGATTCAATAGAAGAGGTGTTTCATTTGGAAGAGCTAAATGCTGACAAAGAACATATAGGCCCCCCGTTTCCTAAGCTTTCCGAGCTAAGGCTCATTGATCTtccaaaactcaaaagattCTGCAACTTCACTGGGAATATAATTGAACTGCCTGAGTTGGAGAATCTAACTATTGAGAATTGCCCTGATATGGAAACATTCATATCCAACTCTGTAGTGCACGTGACAACAGATAACAAGGAACCTCAAAAATTAACATCAGAAGAGAACTTCTTGCTGGCTCATCAAGTACAACCTCTCTTCGATGAAAag GGGAAGACTGCAGAGATTGGatacatattttcatttacaacttaa